In Symphalangus syndactylus isolate Jambi chromosome 14, NHGRI_mSymSyn1-v2.1_pri, whole genome shotgun sequence, one DNA window encodes the following:
- the C1QTNF8 gene encoding complement C1q tumor necrosis factor-related protein 8 — protein sequence MAAPALLLLALLLPVGAWPGLPRRPCVHCCRPAWPPGPYARVSDGDPWRGDLWRGLPRVRPTIDIEILKGEKGEAGVRGRTGRSGKEGPPGARGLQGRKGQKGQVGPPGAPCQRAYAAFSVGRREGLHSSDRFQAVPFDTELVNLDGAFDLAAGRFLCTVPGVYFLSLNVHTWNYKETFLHIMLNRRPAAVLYVQPSERSVMQAQSLMLPLAADDAVWVRMFQRDQDNAIYGEHGDLYITFSGHLVKPAAEL from the exons atggcagcCCCCGCCCTGCTGCTCCTGGCACTGCTGCTGCCCGTGGGGGCCTGGCCCGGGCTGCCCAGGAGGCCCTGTGTGCACTGCTGCCGCCCGGCCTGGCCCCCTGGACCCTATGCCCGGGTGAGTGACGGGGACCCGTGGAGGGGGGACCTGTGGAGGGGGCTGCCTCGAGTACGGCCCACCATAGACATCGAAATCCTCAAAG GTGAGAAGGGCGAGGCCGGCGTCCGAGGTCGTACCGGCAGGAGCGGGAAGGAGGGGCCGCCGGGAGCCCGGGGCCTGCAGGGCCGCAAAGGCCAGAAGGGGCAGGTAGGGCCGCCGGGCGCCCCGTGCCAACGTGCCTACGCGGCCTTCTCCGTGGGCCGCCGCGAGGGCCTGCACAGCTCCGACCGCTTCCAGGCGGTGCCGTTCGACACGGAGCTGGTGAACCTGGACGGCGCCTTCGACCTGGCCGCGGGCCGCTTCCTCTGCACGGTGCCCGGCGTCTACTTCCTCAGCCTCAACGTGCACACCTGGAACTACAAGGAGACCTTCCTGCACATCATGCTGAACCGGCGGCCGGCGGCCGTGCTCTACGTGCAGCCCAGCGAGCGCAGCGTCATGCAGGCCCAGAGCCTGATGCTGCCGCTGGCCGCGGACGACGCCGTCTGGGTGCGCATGTTCCAGCGCGACCAGGACAACGCCATCTACGGCGAGCACGGAGACCTCTACATCACCTTCAGCGGCCACCTGGTCAAGCCGGCCGCCGAGCTGTAG